Proteins from a single region of Acidobacteriota bacterium:
- a CDS encoding hydroxymethylglutaryl-CoA synthase, translated as MSRPADRPSEPPATGIAALGLKLPRLGLAMDQLAQLRGEDVAKYTIGLGCSEMALCPRDYGVADLAVAAAERALERWGGDRGRIGLLAVGTETAVDMSRPLSAWVADGVGLSGAVRSYEVKHACYGGTLALRQATEWRLSGAARGQAALVVAADVALYAPEDPGEPTQGAGAVALVVDEPRVAALEAVSYPWSEPAFDFWRPVGESFPRVDGPLSLDCYRRAAEHCFQAWVGKEDPAQALEALEALCFHVPFPKMVRKAVDHLGEVFGWSQEQARDLYARKIEPSMEWNRRCGNSYTASLWTSVARALNGMEEGKRLTAFSYGSGFGAELLTLVAGPEAAGGAWAEDVEGDLAERSLIDAGAYQELRAG; from the coding sequence ATGAGCCGACCCGCTGACCGCCCTTCCGAACCTCCCGCCACCGGCATCGCCGCCCTGGGCCTCAAGCTGCCGCGCCTGGGGCTCGCCATGGACCAGCTGGCCCAGCTCCGCGGCGAGGACGTGGCCAAATACACCATCGGCCTGGGCTGCAGCGAGATGGCACTGTGCCCGCGGGACTACGGCGTCGCCGACCTGGCGGTAGCGGCGGCGGAGCGGGCGCTGGAGCGCTGGGGTGGAGACCGCGGCCGCATCGGATTGCTGGCGGTGGGCACCGAAACCGCGGTGGACATGAGCCGGCCCTTGAGCGCCTGGGTGGCGGATGGCGTGGGATTGAGCGGCGCGGTGCGCTCCTACGAGGTCAAACACGCCTGCTACGGCGGCACCCTGGCCTTGCGACAAGCCACCGAATGGCGCCTCTCCGGCGCCGCCCGGGGTCAGGCGGCGCTGGTGGTGGCGGCGGACGTCGCCCTCTACGCCCCCGAGGATCCCGGCGAGCCCACCCAGGGTGCTGGTGCCGTGGCTCTGGTGGTGGACGAGCCCCGGGTGGCGGCCTTGGAGGCCGTCTCCTACCCGTGGAGCGAGCCCGCCTTCGACTTCTGGCGCCCGGTGGGAGAGAGCTTCCCGCGGGTGGACGGCCCCCTGAGCCTAGACTGCTATCGCCGCGCCGCCGAGCATTGCTTCCAGGCGTGGGTCGGAAAGGAAGACCCCGCTCAGGCCTTGGAGGCCCTCGAAGCCCTCTGCTTCCACGTGCCCTTCCCCAAGATGGTGCGCAAGGCAGTGGATCATCTGGGCGAGGTCTTCGGCTGGTCCCAGGAACAGGCTCGGGATCTCTACGCACGCAAGATCGAGCCGTCCATGGAGTGGAACCGCCGCTGCGGCAATTCCTACACCGCCAGCCTGTGGACCTCCGTGGCCCGCGCCCTCAACGGCATGGAAGAGGGCAAGCGCCTCACCGCCTTCTCCTACGGCTCCGGCTTCGGCGCCGAGCTGTTGACCCTGGTGGCGGGGCCGGAGGCCGCCGGCGGCGCCTGGGCTGAAGATGTGGAGGGCGACCTCGCCGAGCGTTCCCTCATCGACGCCGGGGCGTATCAGGAGCTGCGGGCGGGCTGA